The following coding sequences lie in one Oncorhynchus gorbuscha isolate QuinsamMale2020 ecotype Even-year linkage group LG10, OgorEven_v1.0, whole genome shotgun sequence genomic window:
- the LOC124045735 gene encoding serine/threonine-protein kinase Sgk2-like, translating to MANSNPLRSPSSTLSEVNLGPSANPHAKPTDFDFLAVIGKGTFGKVLLAKLKADNKFYAVKVLQKKVILKKKEQKNIMAERNVLLKSLKHPFLVGLHYSFQTPEKLYFVLDYVNGGELFFHLQRERCFLEPRARFYAAEVASAIGYLHSLNIVYRDLKPENILLDSQGHVVLTDFGLCKEGVEPEATTSTFCGTPEYLAPEVLRKEPYDRTVDWWCLGAVLYEMIYSLPPFYSRDVSEMYDGILHKPLPLPPGKSGALCSLLQGLLQKDQHRRLGAIADFLQIKNHVFFSPINWDDLYHKRITPPYNPNVKGPADTQHIDPEFTREMVPNSVGCTPELNAGTSSSNAFNGFSYVSGEDSFL from the exons ATGGCAAATTCTAATCCA CTTAGATCACCATCCTCCACCCTCAGTGAGGTCAACCTGGGACCTTCAGCAAACccaca TGCCAAGCCCACTGACTTTGACTTTTTGGCTGTTATTGGAAAAGGGACCTTTGGGAAG GTCCTGCTCGCCAAGCTCAAAGCTGACAATAAATTCTATGCTGTGAAAGTTCTACAGAAGAAAGTAATCCTGAAGAAAAAGGAG CAAAAGAACATCATGGCAGAGAGGAACGTGCTGCTGAAGAGCCTGAAGCATCCTTTCCTGGTGGGCCTCCACTACTCCTTCCAGACCCCAGAGAAGCTCTACTTTGTCCTCGACTATGTCAACGGCGGAGAG cTCTTCTTCCACCTGCAGAGGGAGCGGTGCTTCTTGGAGCCGAGGGCTCGGTTCTATGCCGCTGAGGTAGCCAGTGCCATCGGCTACCTTCACTCCCTCAACATCGTTTACAG AGATCTGAAGCCAGAGAATATTCTCTTAGACTCTCAG GGCCATGTGGTACTTACAGACTTTGGGCTGTGTAAAGAGGGAGTGGAACCAGAGGCCACCACGTCCACTTTCTGTGGAACCCCTGAG tatTTGGCCCCTGAGGTTCTGCGTAAGGAGCCCTATGACCGCACAGTGGACTGGTGGTGTCTGGGAGCTGTGCTCTATGAGATGATCTATAGTCTT CCCCCGTTCTACAGCCGGGACGTGTCAGAGATGTACGATGGCATCCTACACAAGCCTCTGCCGCTGCCCCCAGGGAAGTCAGGCGCTCTCTGTAGTCTGCTCCAGGGCCTCCTGCAGAAAGACCAACACCGCAGGTTGGGAGCCATTGCTGACTTT ctACAAATAAAGAACCATGTGTTCTTCTCCCCGATTAACTGGGATGATCTGTACCACAAGAGAATCACTCCTCCATACAACCCAAATGTG aAAGGGCCAGCAGACACACAGCACATAGACCCAGAGTTCACCAGAGAGATGGTGCCTAACTCAGTGGGCTGCACCCCTGAGCTCAACGCCGGCACCAGCAGCTCTAACGCATTCAATGGCTTCTCCTACGTTTCTGGTGAAGACAGCTTCCTTTGA